The following coding sequences lie in one Meleagris gallopavo isolate NT-WF06-2002-E0010 breed Aviagen turkey brand Nicholas breeding stock chromosome 22 unlocalized genomic scaffold, Turkey_5.1 Chr22_random_7180001957833, whole genome shotgun sequence genomic window:
- the LOC100544162 gene encoding olfactory receptor 14A16-like yields the protein LHSPMYFFLLNLALLDLGCISTTLPKAMANALWGTRDISYAGCAAQLHYGTLMDSRACATMAAAAWASGVLYSLLHTASTFSMPLCQGNAVDQFFCEIAQLLKLSCPESDYYRETVIIYFSLCLIFGCFVFIVVSYVQIFRAVLRMPSEQGRHKAFSTCLPHLSVVSLFVSTAMVAYLKPPSVSSPSLDLVVSFLYSVVPPALNPVIYSLRNQELKTAVSNTYFFSIHKMHASLIGVPRWTRKVALDVCHPQPLTSAISSADCMFNAEHFPEAISMFLVVEQGFLQTPVWDTAEAALGLKSRIAEKC from the exons ctgcacagccccatgtacttcttcctgctcaacctcgccctcctcgacctgggctgcatctccaccactctccccaaagccatggccaatgccctctggggcaccagggacatctcctatgcaggatgtgctgctcag ctgcactacgggaccttgatggacagcagagcttgtgccaccatggcagcagctgcctgggcctcTGGGGTTCTCTATTCCTTGCTGCACACTGCCAGTACATTCTCAATGCCTCTGtgccaaggcaatgctgtggatcagttcttctgtgaaatcgCCCAACTTCTTAAGCTCTCATGCCCAGAATCAGACTACTACAGGGAAactgtgattatttattttagccTTTGTTTAATCTTTGGATGCTTTGTATTCATTGTTGTGTCgtatgtgcagatcttcagggctgtgctgaggatgccctctgagcagggccggcacaaagccttctccacgtgtCTCCCTCACCTGTCTGTAGTTTCTCTCTTTGTCAGCACTGCCATGGTTGCCTACCTGAAGCCGCCCTCAgtttcctccccatccctggacctggtggtgtcatttctgtactcggTGGTGCCTCCAGCACTGAACCCCGTCATCTACAGCTtgaggaaccaggagctcaAGACTGCAGTGAGCAATACATACTTCTTCAGCATCCATAAGATGCATGCCAGCCTAATAGGAGTCCCAAG GTGGACCAGGAAGGTGGCTCTGGACGTTTGCCACCCTCAGCCCCTCACATCAGCCATTTCCAGCGCCGACTGCATGTTTAATGCAGAGCATTTTCCTGAAGCCATCTCCATGTTCTTGGTGGTAGAGCAGGGCTTTCTGCAGACCCCTGTGTGGGACACGGCTGAGGCAGCACTGGGTCTGAAAAGCAGGATTGCTGAGAAGTGTG